TAGCTTTAGTCATTAATGCCACTGAGTGGCaacaacataaaataatacatttgaAATAAGAACCCAAAATAGTATACAACCGAAATGAACTGAAACCGTAAAATATTCGAAACAAACACGCACGATTCTTTTACTCTGACAAAGAAAATTAGCATATTAATTGCATAACAATTATTCTTAGCAATATGAGTAAATACGAAACATATTTCCCACTTACCTCAACAATCGCGTTATATAGTCTGGCCAGTTGGCGGGGAACATAACCAGGAAAAATCCGATGCCAATCAAAATGACTCCGGCCAATTTCATGCCCGCGAAGTTCGCACTGTACAGAATGACATCGAGGGCTATAGGATCGAATAAGAAGTGAAAttagaaaattgtaaatttactTTTCCCTAAAAACTAATTATTCTTAACTTTCTTTaacaatatcaaaataaaataaattctaaattgattaaatattcTAGTTGGTTCTTGAAACAACAAATAGTTTAAGTAATCAATATccctaaaattaaataataaagcattttaataatatatacttaAGGTAGCTATATTCCATTTTCTAAACATAGTTCGGTTACAGGATTGTGAAAATTTATGTCACATTGCCCCCTTTAACTACAGAGATCAAACGGTCTTACGTGCCTCACATGAGTGCCCGgttttaatattacaatttaaaacaatttatagtCACGGAATCCTTGAATCGAAAAGGGGCTAACCCAAGACCCGCATGCAAACCCCACTTAACCCGTAGAAATCATGCTGAGGAGCTCGCCTGCAGGTACATACCGCCAGAAACGGGCACAGCGGTAATCAGACCCAATGTCACAAACATGTTGTACGTAACGGCGGCACTGAACTGCATCAGCACGTGGAAAACtgcaatcaaaattaattacaccGATAAAAGTTTACGGCACAACAAATGCAGAAGGAGTAGAGCTGGGGAAGGTGGTCCTACCGAGGAGCAGGAGGCTCGCCGCGAACAGCAGGTTCCAGGGTATGCTCTCCGAGGAGAGGCTTTCCGTGCCAGTCAGGTAGAGTCCCAGCACCACGGGCCACAGCAGCAGGGCATTGAGGAAGCCGAGGGCGGTGAATATGAAGGCGATTTGGCTCACCGGCGGATCGCCCATCACCTTGCGGAACATAACCTGTGAAGCGACAGGCCAGCATGAGCACGACATGGCTCGCACACGAACCGGGGTTCCGGGGAACCGGGAACCCGGGAAACCAGGACATCGGAACGGGGGTACTCACCCTGAACACGGCATAGCCTGCTCCGGCCAAAGTGGCCAGCACCACGCCGCTCAGGGTTCGGCTTTCCGTGATTCCATCCATGTAGGCGAGCAGCGCTATTCCCGTGTCGCAAAGGATGATGGCCACAATCTGGAATAAAGCAATCATTTAACTAGGATTCGAATATCcctataatataatattaaaagagattttaaaacaaaacttaactAATTTTGTGACAATGgaagtatatttatattttaaaagctattaaCACTAGTAATGGTTTTTGTCAGTCTAGCTGTcaatgaatacaaaaaaaaatttaaaaataattttatttttataataaaaatttgattttcaaattttcaaattttattaaaaacaaaaaatcgtaagtttgaagaaaaatatataacctTTTCTAGGTACGCAGAATGATTTCTTTTTCCGTTGACTTGTGCTTTAggtattaaactttaaaaaaataactgacATTTTAGGActattgttttatttctcaAATAATAACAGTTTTCGGTGGCTTTTGTTAtagaatacaaatataaatatatatataaatcagtTTTGACTGATATTTACAAAATGActataaagatttaaatttgctGGAATGTAACTAACGTTTTGACACCACTTTTTAAAGTTGTAgggatatttattttaaaacccttGCCTACGAGTTTACAATCACTTGTCGAACTGTCTAACTTGAACATTGCCTGCCAAAGACGAAAAGGTGACAATCCAATAATCCAATACTCCTCAATATCTCAATTAATCCCAAAGATGTCTTCGCGCTACGATCGAGCTGTTACCATATTCTCGCCGGACGGCCACCTGTTACAGGTGGAATACGCCCAGGAGGCCGTCCGAAAAGGCTCTACAGCGGTCGGCGTTCGCGGCGGCAACTGCGTGGTGTTGGGCGTGGAGAAGAACATGGTGTCCAAAATGCAGGAGGAGCGCACGGTGCGCAAGATTTGCCTGCTCGACCGCCACGTTGTGATGGCCTTTGCCGGTTTAACGGCCGACGCCCGCATCCTGACAAATCGTGCCCAGGTCGAGTGCCAGAGCCATCGGCTGAACTTCGAGCATGCGGTGACCCTGGAGTACATCACCAAATATATTGCCGAACTGAAGCAGAAGTACACGCAGAGCAATGGCCGTCGTCCCTTTGGGATATCCTGCCTAATCGGCGGATTCGACGCCAATGGTTCTGCCCATCTCTTCCAGACCGAACCGTCTGGGATTTTCTACGAATACAAGGCGAATGCCATTGGCCGTTCGGCGAATACTGTGCGGCAGTTCTTCGAGAAGACCTACCGCGACGAGGATGTCAGGAGCGAACGCGGAGCCGTCAAACTGGCCATTCGCGGCCTTCTCGAAGTGGCCCAGTGGGGCCAGAGCCACCTCGAGGTGGCCATCATGGAGGACGGCAAGCCACTGAAAATGCTTGACAGCACGATCATTGCCGAGTATGTGAAAGTCATCGAAAGAGAAAATGAGGTAGAGGAGCCTTCTtggaaaaaacagaaaaagtaaaaattttattggGAGCACTTGGATTCAAACAGCTGATCAGACTTATACTGTTTGTTATTATTGCTTCAGCTTTGTAGAACGAATTTACACTGTTTTAAATGAAGAATATTTGCttgatattaaattaaaaaaatgaattattaattattaaaaaatcttatACCAAGGATGTTTTTAAAGTGCGTAggataaataaaatgtaatttattcgATGGGTgtattttgatttcaattgCTTTTCAGCTTTGCTAGACCGAATTTTCActgttttatattaataattttatattattcgGCAATCATTTAAATCGCTTATCTAACATGGAGAACGGCAAGTCAGTGAAAATGCTACACAGCAATAATTACTGAAAAAGTAAAGTTAACATTGaactgctttttttttgcataacaTTGTTATGCAATTGATTTGCATGTTATAAATGTATATGCCAtcatactttaaatttaaaaaaagattttattttaaaaatgtaataagcTTGAACTTAAAAGGTTAAGACACATTCAAATTGTTTGAGTAGTTTGTCGCAGGCACAAAGCATTGTTACTTACTCTCACACCCACGAACTGCTCGTGCAGGATCACCCAGGACAGAAGGTAGACGCAGGCCA
This genomic window from Drosophila gunungcola strain Sukarami chromosome 3R, Dgunungcola_SK_2, whole genome shotgun sequence contains:
- the LOC128266602 gene encoding proteasome subunit alpha type-7-1; protein product: MSSRYDRAVTIFSPDGHLLQVEYAQEAVRKGSTAVGVRGGNCVVLGVEKNMVSKMQEERTVRKICLLDRHVVMAFAGLTADARILTNRAQVECQSHRLNFEHAVTLEYITKYIAELKQKYTQSNGRRPFGISCLIGGFDANGSAHLFQTEPSGIFYEYKANAIGRSANTVRQFFEKTYRDEDVRSERGAVKLAIRGLLEVAQWGQSHLEVAIMEDGKPLKMLDSTIIAEYVKVIERENEVEEPSWKKQKK